One Cygnus atratus isolate AKBS03 ecotype Queensland, Australia chromosome 6, CAtr_DNAZoo_HiC_assembly, whole genome shotgun sequence DNA segment encodes these proteins:
- the EEF1B2 gene encoding elongation factor 1-beta, producing the protein MGFGDLKSAAGLRVLNDFLADKSYIEGYVPSQADIAVFEAIGAPPPAELYHALRWYNHIKSYEKQKASLPGVKKALGKYGPADVEDTTGAATDSKDDDDIDLFGSDDEEESEEAKKLREERLAQYESKKSKKPAVVAKSSILLDVKPWDDETDMAKLEECVRSIQADGLVWGSSKLVPVGYGIKKLQIQCVVEDDKVGTDMLEERITAFEDYVQSMDVAAFNKI; encoded by the exons ATGGGCTTCGGGGACCTCAAGTCCGCTGCCGGCCTCCGGGTCCTCAACGATTTCCTGGCCGATAAGAGCTACATCGAGGG GTATGTTCCATCACAGGCCGACATAGCCGTCTTTGAAGCCATTGGTGCCCCGCCTCCCGCAGAACTGTACCATGCTCTTCGGTGGTACAACCACATCAAGTCATACGAAAAGCAAAAGGCAAG tttgcCAGGAGTAAAGAAGGCTTTGGGGAAATATGGTCCTGCTGATGTTGAGGACACAACAGGTGCAGCCACAGACAGCAAAGATGATGATGACATTGATCTTTTTGGATCTGATGACGAAGAG GAAAGTGAAGAAGCAAAGAAACTGAGGGAAGAACGTCTGGCCCAGTATGAATCGAAGAAATCCAAAA agCCAGCTGTTGTTGCCAAATCATCAATCTTGCTTGATGTGAAACCCTGGGATGATGAGACAGACATGGCCAAACTAGAGGAGTGTGTTCGAAGTATTCAAGCAGATGGCTTGGTCTGGGGATCTT ccaagCTTGTACCAGTTGGCTACGGTATCAAAAAGCTTCAGATTCAATGTGTTGTTGAAGATGATAAGGTTGGAACAGATATGCTGGAAGAAAGAAtaacagcttttgaagattATGTACAATCAATGGATGTAGCTGCTTTCAATAAGATTTAA
- the NDUFS1 gene encoding NADH-ubiquinone oxidoreductase 75 kDa subunit, mitochondrial isoform X1 codes for MFRLPAVRRALAGAAQSSRVCGRTTATAASNQIEVFVDGQPVLVNPGTTVLQACEKAGIQIPRFCYHDRLSVAGNCRMCLVEIEKAPKPVAACAMPVMKGWNILTNSEKSRKAREGVMEFLLANHPLDCPICDQGGECDLQDQSMMFGSDRSRFREGKRAVEDKNIGPLVKTIMTRCIQCTRCIRFASEVAGVDDLGTTGRGNDMQVGTYVEKMFMSELSGNIIDICPVGALTSKPYAFTARPWETRKVESIDVLDALGSNIVVSTRTGEVMRILPRLHEDINEEWISDKTRFAYDGLKRQRLTQPMIKNEKGLFVYASWEDVLTRVAGVLQAVEGKDVAAIVGGLVDAEALIALKDLLNRVNCDTLCTEEIFPTDGAGTDLRSNYLLNTKIAGVEEADVLLLVGTNPRFEAPLFNARIRKSWLHNDLHVALVGSPVNLTYTYDHLGESPQILQDIASGKHAFCKVLDQAKKPVVVVGSAALQRSDGAAIHAAVSTIAQNARTKSSVGSDWKVMNILHRVASQVAALDLGFKPGVEAIRKNPPKVLYLLGADSGCITRQDLPKDCFIIYQGHHGDVGAPMADIILPGAAYTEKAATYVNTEGRAQQTRVAVTPPGMAREDWRIIRAVSEMAGMTLPYENLDQIRKRLEEVSPNLVRYDDVEEANYFKQANELSKLVKQQLLADPLVPPQLTIKDFYMTDSISRASQTMAKCVKAVVEGAHAVEEPASC; via the exons ATGTTCCGGCTGCCCGCCGTCCGCAGGGCCCTGGCCGGGGCTGCCCAGTCCTCCAGAGTATGTG GACGTACAACTGCCACGGCAGCCAGCAACCAAATAGAGGTGTTTGTGGACGGTCAGCCTGTGTTGGTGAATCCGGGCACCACAGTACTTCAG GCCTGTGAAAAGGCTGGAATACAGATACCTCGGTTTTGTTACCATGATCGTCTCTCTGTTGCTGGAAATTGCAGGATGTGTCTTGTGGAAATAGAGAAAGCTCCAAAG CCAGTAGCTGCTTGTGCCATGCCAGTTATGAAGGGCTGGAACATACTAACAAATTCTGAGAAGTCCAGGAAAGCCAG GGAGGGTGTAATGGAGTTCCTGCTGGCAAATCACCCATTGGACTGTCCTATCTGTGATCAGGGTGGAGAATGTGACTTACAG GATCAATCGATGATGTTTGGCAGTGATAGGAGTAGATTTAGAGAGGGTAAACGTGCTGTTGAGGACAAGAACATTGGTCCATTAGTCAAAACGATCATGACTCGGTGTATACAGTGCACTCGATGTATCAG ATTTGCTAGTGAGGTTGCAGGGGTAGATGACTTGGGAACAACCGGAAGAGGAAATGATATGCAAGTTGGTACCTATGTTGAAAAAATGTTCATGTCTGAGTTATCAGGAAATATTATTGACATCTGCCCAGTTGGTGCTCTGACCTCCAAGCCATATGCCTTTACTGCACGCCCATGGGAGACAAG GAAGGTAGAGTCAATTGATGTTCTTGATGCACTTGGAAGCAACATTGTAGTAAGCACAAGGACTGGAGAAGTGATGCGAATTTTGCCAAGGCTGCATGAAGATATCAATGAGGAATGGATATCTGACAAAACAAG GTTTGCTTATGATGGTCTGAAGCGTCAGAGGCTTACTCAGCCAATGATCAAAAACGAGAAAGGACTATTTGTTTATGCCTCATGGGAGGATGTGTTAACTCGTGTTGCTGGTGTG CTGCAGGCTGTTGAAGGTAAGGATGTAGCAGCAATTGTAGGAGGATTGGTGGATGCAGAAGCACTAATAGCTCTAAAAGACTTGCTGAATAGAGTAAATTGCGATACGCTCTGCACTGAAGAGATCTTCCCTACTGATGGAGCTGG CACAGATTTACGCTCTAACTACCTGCTTAATACCAAGATTGCTGGAGTGGAGGAGGCAGATGTCCTGCTCCTGGTTGGCACCAATCCACGCTTTGAGGCACCGCTTTTTAATGCTAGAATTCGAAAGAG ctggCTTCACAATGACTTGCATGTGGCCCTTGTTGGCTCTCCTGTGAATTTGACCTACACATACGATCATCTAGGAGAGTCTCCGCAGATACTACAGGACATTGCTTCTGGAAAACATGCGTTCTGCAAG GTACTCGACCAGGCCAAAAAGCCAGTGGTGGTGGTAGGTAGTGCAGCATTGCAGCGCAGCGATGGAGCAGCTATCCATGCTGCAGTTTCCACCATTGCACAAAATGCCAGGACTAAAAGCAGTGTTGGTTCCGATTGGAAAGTCATGAACATCCTTCACAg GGTTGCAAGCCAGGTAGCTGCTTTGGATCTGGGTTTCAAACCAGGAGTGGAAGCAATTAGGAAGAATCCTCCTAAAGTATTGTACCTCTTGGGAGCAGATTCGGGTTGTATAACACGGCAAGATTTGCCGAAGGATTGCTTTATCATCTATCAAG GACATCATGGGGATGTGGGAGCTCCCATGGCTGATATTATCCTCCCAGGAGCAGCATATACAGAGAAGGCAGCCACATATGTGAACACTGAAGGCAGGGCCCAGCAGACAAGAGTAGCAGTAACACCACCTGGGATGGCAAGGGAAGACTGGAGAATTATTAGAGCTGTCTCTGAG ATGGCTGGTATGACCTTGCCTTATGAGAACCTTGATCAAATACGGAAGCGTTTAGAAGAAGTATCTCCTAATCTGGTCCGATACGATGATGTGGAAGAGGCTAACTACTTCAAGCAGGCAAATGAATTATCAAAG TTagtgaagcagcagcttcttgcTGATCCTCTTGTTCCACCACAGCTCACAATAAAAGATTTCTATATGACAG attCAATCAGTAGAGCATCCCAGACTATGGCCAAGTGTGTGAAAGCTGTTGTTGAAGGTGCTCATGCAGTGGAAGAGCCAGCCAGCTGCTAG
- the NDUFS1 gene encoding NADH-ubiquinone oxidoreductase 75 kDa subunit, mitochondrial isoform X2 produces the protein MFRLPAVRRALAGAAQSSRVCGRTTATAASNQIEVFVDGQPVLVNPGTTVLQACEKAGIQIPRFCYHDRLSVAGNCRMCLVEIEKAPKPVAACAMPVMKGWNILTNSEKSRKAREGVMEFLLANHPLDCPICDQGGECDLQDQSMMFGSDRSRFREGKRAVEDKNIGPLVKTIMTRCIQCTRCIRFASEVAGVDDLGTTGRGNDMQVGTYVEKMFMSELSGNIIDICPVGALTSKPYAFTARPWETRKVESIDVLDALGSNIVVSTRTGEVMRILPRLHEDINEEWISDKTRFAYDGLKRQRLTQPMIKNEKGLFVYASWEDVLTRVAGVLQAVEGKDVAAIVGGLVDAEALIALKDLLNRVNCDTLCTEEIFPTDGAGTDLRSNYLLNTKIAGVEEADVLLLVGTNPRFEAPLFNARIRKSWLHNDLHVALVGSPVNLTYTYDHLGESPQILQDIASGKHAFCKVLDQAKKPVVVVGSAALQRSDGAAIHAAVSTIAQNARTKSSVGSDWKVMNILHRVASQVAALDLGFKPGVEAIRKNPPKVLYLLGADSGCITRQDLPKDCFIIYQGHHGDVGAPMADIILPGAAYTEKAATYVNTEGRAQQTRVAVTPPGMAREDWRIIRAVSEMAGMTLPYENLDQIRKRLEEVSPNLVRYDDVEEANYFKQANELSKIQSVEHPRLWPSV, from the exons ATGTTCCGGCTGCCCGCCGTCCGCAGGGCCCTGGCCGGGGCTGCCCAGTCCTCCAGAGTATGTG GACGTACAACTGCCACGGCAGCCAGCAACCAAATAGAGGTGTTTGTGGACGGTCAGCCTGTGTTGGTGAATCCGGGCACCACAGTACTTCAG GCCTGTGAAAAGGCTGGAATACAGATACCTCGGTTTTGTTACCATGATCGTCTCTCTGTTGCTGGAAATTGCAGGATGTGTCTTGTGGAAATAGAGAAAGCTCCAAAG CCAGTAGCTGCTTGTGCCATGCCAGTTATGAAGGGCTGGAACATACTAACAAATTCTGAGAAGTCCAGGAAAGCCAG GGAGGGTGTAATGGAGTTCCTGCTGGCAAATCACCCATTGGACTGTCCTATCTGTGATCAGGGTGGAGAATGTGACTTACAG GATCAATCGATGATGTTTGGCAGTGATAGGAGTAGATTTAGAGAGGGTAAACGTGCTGTTGAGGACAAGAACATTGGTCCATTAGTCAAAACGATCATGACTCGGTGTATACAGTGCACTCGATGTATCAG ATTTGCTAGTGAGGTTGCAGGGGTAGATGACTTGGGAACAACCGGAAGAGGAAATGATATGCAAGTTGGTACCTATGTTGAAAAAATGTTCATGTCTGAGTTATCAGGAAATATTATTGACATCTGCCCAGTTGGTGCTCTGACCTCCAAGCCATATGCCTTTACTGCACGCCCATGGGAGACAAG GAAGGTAGAGTCAATTGATGTTCTTGATGCACTTGGAAGCAACATTGTAGTAAGCACAAGGACTGGAGAAGTGATGCGAATTTTGCCAAGGCTGCATGAAGATATCAATGAGGAATGGATATCTGACAAAACAAG GTTTGCTTATGATGGTCTGAAGCGTCAGAGGCTTACTCAGCCAATGATCAAAAACGAGAAAGGACTATTTGTTTATGCCTCATGGGAGGATGTGTTAACTCGTGTTGCTGGTGTG CTGCAGGCTGTTGAAGGTAAGGATGTAGCAGCAATTGTAGGAGGATTGGTGGATGCAGAAGCACTAATAGCTCTAAAAGACTTGCTGAATAGAGTAAATTGCGATACGCTCTGCACTGAAGAGATCTTCCCTACTGATGGAGCTGG CACAGATTTACGCTCTAACTACCTGCTTAATACCAAGATTGCTGGAGTGGAGGAGGCAGATGTCCTGCTCCTGGTTGGCACCAATCCACGCTTTGAGGCACCGCTTTTTAATGCTAGAATTCGAAAGAG ctggCTTCACAATGACTTGCATGTGGCCCTTGTTGGCTCTCCTGTGAATTTGACCTACACATACGATCATCTAGGAGAGTCTCCGCAGATACTACAGGACATTGCTTCTGGAAAACATGCGTTCTGCAAG GTACTCGACCAGGCCAAAAAGCCAGTGGTGGTGGTAGGTAGTGCAGCATTGCAGCGCAGCGATGGAGCAGCTATCCATGCTGCAGTTTCCACCATTGCACAAAATGCCAGGACTAAAAGCAGTGTTGGTTCCGATTGGAAAGTCATGAACATCCTTCACAg GGTTGCAAGCCAGGTAGCTGCTTTGGATCTGGGTTTCAAACCAGGAGTGGAAGCAATTAGGAAGAATCCTCCTAAAGTATTGTACCTCTTGGGAGCAGATTCGGGTTGTATAACACGGCAAGATTTGCCGAAGGATTGCTTTATCATCTATCAAG GACATCATGGGGATGTGGGAGCTCCCATGGCTGATATTATCCTCCCAGGAGCAGCATATACAGAGAAGGCAGCCACATATGTGAACACTGAAGGCAGGGCCCAGCAGACAAGAGTAGCAGTAACACCACCTGGGATGGCAAGGGAAGACTGGAGAATTATTAGAGCTGTCTCTGAG ATGGCTGGTATGACCTTGCCTTATGAGAACCTTGATCAAATACGGAAGCGTTTAGAAGAAGTATCTCCTAATCTGGTCCGATACGATGATGTGGAAGAGGCTAACTACTTCAAGCAGGCAAATGAATTATCAAAG attCAATCAGTAGAGCATCCCAGACTATGGCCAAGTGTGTGA